From Lolium perenne isolate Kyuss_39 chromosome 5, Kyuss_2.0, whole genome shotgun sequence, a single genomic window includes:
- the LOC127303417 gene encoding uncharacterized protein yields the protein MTRMCLLFSWAWILASYHMFHQMGGNLCTTRRERSTSQVHLGRCHLRGHVAVDSVPRPNDLQWVKDDLAIIQWIYTHVSTEIFNLVFHNAATASALRSALRLLFQDNVDARVTSPNNELRNTAQGDASISMYCHRLNAIADEFRELGDPVKNRQLNNIPVAGLSECFNKQASFIPMMRPRPTFAKVWSLLQHADSTHARKEARP from the exons ATGACACGGATGTGCCTGCTGTTTAGCTGGGCTTGGATTCTTGCTAGCTACCACATGTTCCATCAAATGGGAGGAAATTTATGTACTACTAGAAGAGAAAGATCAACTTCTCAAG TTCATCTAGGTCGCTGCCATCTTCGTGGTCATGTCGCCGTCGACTCGGTGCCTCGCCCCAATGATTTGCAATGGGTCAAAGACGATCTCGCCATAATCCAGTGGATCTACACGCACGTCTCCACCGAGATCTTCAACCTCGTCTTCCACAATGCCGCCACCGCCTCGGCTCTTCGGTCCGCACTTCGGCTGCTCTTCCAGGACAACGTCGACGCTCGTGTCACCAGCCCCAACAACGAGCTCCGCAACACTGCCCAAGGTGATGCCTCGATCAGCATGTACTGCCATCGCCTCAACGCCATCgccgacgagttccgcgaactcggcGATCCCGTGAAAAATCGCCAACTAAACAACATCCCTGTCGCTGGCCTCAGCGAGTGCTTCAACAAGCAGGCGTCCTTCATTCCCATGATGCGGCCTCGCCCCACGTTCGCCAAGGTCTGGTCCCTGCTTCAACACGCCGATAGCACGCATGCTCGCAAGGAGGCCCGCCCTTAG
- the LOC127299452 gene encoding polyol transporter 5 yields MEEQHRPDAEAPLLAAAATKPDGAASSSPARNKYPFFCAVLASMTSVLMGYNVAVTSGAQIFMAEDLGLSDTQIELLSGAINIYSLVGALFAGWTSDRLGRRLTIVLTNAFFLVGPLIMTLASGYAALMAGRFIAGIGVGYALVIAPVYAAEIAPASSRGLLSSLPEIFINTGVLLSYVSNFAFSALPAHLSWRLMFAAGVVPTVFLAAGVLTMPESPRWLAMKGRTEEAKAVLDRTSDTPAEADQRLLEIQEVVDADSNGAGGGGAWKEVATKAGVRRVLATVLALQFFQQASGIDSVVLYGPRVLAMAGVTSNTLLLGLNVLFGVAKAGSILIAMALADRVGRRPLLLVSTGGMTASLLVLGSVFAVFAGAKDDAVVAAVAVAAVVAFVCTFSVGFGPLAWVYSSEILPLRLRGQGAGLGTAMNRVMSGIVTMTFISLYGAITMAGTFYLYAAVAAASFVFIYTCLPETRGRNLEDMEQLFRTK; encoded by the exons ATGGAGGAGCAGCACCGGCCGGACGCCGAGGCGCCGCTGCTGGCTGCCGCTGCCACCAAGCCCGATGGCGCAGCGTCCTCGTCGCCGGCGCGGAACAAGTACCCCTTCTTCTGCGCCGTGCTCGCCTCCATGACCTCCGTCCTCATGGGCTACA ATGTGGCGGTGACGAGCGGGGCGCAGATCTTCATGGCGGAGGACCTCGGCTTGAGCGACACGCAGATCGAGCTGCTCTCCGGCGCCATCAACATCTACTCGCTCGTCGGCGCGCTGTTCGCCGGCTGGACCTCCGACCGCCTCGGCCGCCGCCTCACCATCGTGCTCACCAACGCCTTCTTCCTCGTCGGCCCGCTCATCATGACGCTCGCCAGCGGCTACGCGGCGCTCATGGCGGGCCGCTTCATCGCCGGCATCGGCGTCGGCTACGCGCTCGTCATCGCGCCGGTCTACGCCGCCGAGATCGCGCCCGCCTCCTCCCGCGGCCTCCTCAGCTCCCTTCCCGAG ATCTTTATCAACACCGGAGTGCTGCTGAGCTACGTGTCCAACTTCGCCTTCTCGGCGTTGCCGGCGCACCTGTCGTGGCGGCTCATGTTCGCCGCGGGGGTGGTCCCCACCGTGTTCCTGGCGGCCGGCGTGCTCACCATGCCGGAGTCGCCGCGGTGGCTGGCGATGAAGGGCCGGACGGAGGAGGCCAAGGCCGTGCTCGACCGGACGTCGGACACGCCCGCCGAGGCCGACCAGCGTCTGCTGGAGATCCAGGAGGTCGTCGACGCCGACAGCAacggcgctggcggcggcggcgcgtggaaggAGGTGGCGACCAAGGCCGGCGTCCGGCGCGTGCTGGCCACCGTGCTGGCGCTGCAGTTCTTCCAGCAGGCGTCGGGAATAGACTCGGTGGTGCTGTACGGCCCGCGCGTGCTCGCTATGGCCGGGGTCACCTCCAACACCCTCCTCCTGGGCCTCAACGTTCTCTTCGGCGTGGCCAAGGCGGGCTCCATCCTGATCGCCATGGCGCTCGCCGACCGAGTTGGCCGGCGCCCGCTGCTCCTGGTGAGCACCGGCGGCATGACAGCGTCGCTTCTCGTGCTGGGGTCCGTGTTCGCGGTCTTCGCCGGCGCCAAGGACGACGCCGTTGTTGCCGCGGTCGCGGTGGCGGCAGTGGTGGCGTTCGTGTGCACGTTCTCCGTCGGCTTCGGGCCCCTAGCATGGGTGTACAGCTCGGAGATCCTGCCGCTGCGCCTGCGCGGCCAGGGCGCCGGGCTCGGCACTGCCATGAACCGCGTCATGAGCGGCATTGTCACCATGACCTTCATTTCGCTCTACGGGGCGATCACCATGGCCGGCACGTTCTACCTCTACGCAGCCGTTGCAGCCGCCTCGTTCGTGTTCATCTACACCTGCCTGCCGGAGACAAGGGGCCGGAACCTCGAGGACATGGAGCAGCTCTTCCGGACAAAGTGA
- the LOC127299450 gene encoding protein EARLY HEADING DATE 2, with protein MLLCDLSSYQEATGSNSHGGDVAVSNHVLLSPLFPPAATTTTLLPRPPPLLLEEPARAKRKRSQPGNPDPGSEVIALSPRTLVATNRFVCEICNKGFQRDQNLQLHRRGHNLPWKLRQRSLAPLPSRPGDAPRKRVYVCPEPTCVHHDPARALGDLTGIKKHFSRKHGEKRWKCERCGKCYAVHSDWKAHVKNCGTREYRCDCGILFSRKDSLLTHRAFCDALAEESARLLAAANNSITISTTTCNNNSGSSDNSNNNNLITTSNSSPLFLPFSSPPPPQSPNPLMFLSQEPQHHQLFPPFQPLTYLDELPMNSAITDSVSTIAADTVTYRLSQEGSMTMHAGGRRLTRDFLGIDDSGDQVDELQLPLCATAYQGRSIATAACCSTDMTRQYFGRLPPVNETWSHNF; from the exons ATGCTGCTCTGTGATCTCTCTTCTTACCAGGAGGCCACCGGATCCAACTCCCACGGTGGAGACGTAGCCGTCAGCAACCATGTCCTGCTGAGCCCTCTCTTTCCgccggcagcgacgacgacgacgctgctacccaggccgccgccgctgctgctggaGGAGCCCGCCAGGGCCAAGAGGAAGAGGAGCCAGCCAGGAAACCCAG ACCCTGGCTCGGAGGTGATCGCGCTGTCGCCGCGGACGCTGGTGGCGACGAACCGCTTCGTGTGCGAGATCTGCAACAAGGGCTTCCAGAGGGACCAGAACCTGCAGCTGCACCGCCGTGGCCACAACCTCCCCTGGAAGCTCCGGCAGCGTAGCCTGGCGCCGCTGCCCAGCAGGCCCGGCGACGCGCCACGGAAGCGCGTCTACGTCTGCCCCGAGCCCACCTGTGTCCACCACGACCCGGCAAGGGCGCTCGGCGACCTCACCGGGATCAAGAAGCACTTCTCCAGGAAGCACGGCGAGAAGCGGTGGAAGTGCGAGCGGTGCGGCAAGTGCTACGCCGTGCACTCCGACTGGAAGGCACACGTCAAGAACTGCGGCACCCGCGAGTACCGATGCGACTGTGGCATACTCTTCTCAAG GAAAGACAGTCTGCTGACCCACAGGGCCTTCTGTGATGCCCTAGCTGAAGAGAGTGCAAGGCTTCTCGCAGCTGCAAACAACAGCATCACCATCAGTACCACCACCTGCAACAATAACAGCGGTAGCAGCgataacagcaacaacaacaatctAATCACGACCAGCAACAGTTCACCACTCTTCCTTCCTTTCTCTAGTCCACCTCCCCCTCAAAGCCCTAATCCCCTTATGTTTCTCTCCCAAGAACCTCAACATCACCAGCTGTTCCCTCCGTTCCAACCCCTGACATACCTTGATGAGCTCCCTATGAACTCCGCTATCACCGACAGTGTCTCGACCATCGCCGCCGACACGGTCACCTACCGGCTCAGCCAAGAAGGTTCGATGACTATGCACGCCGGCGGACGCCGTCTCACCAGGGACTTCCTCGGCATCGACGATTCCGGGGATCAGGTGGATGAGCTGCAGCTGCCACTGTGTGCCACTGCATACCAGGGacgctccatcgccaccgccgccTGCTGCTCCACCGACATGACCAGGCAGTACTTCGGCAGGCTGCCGCCAGTGAACGAGACGTGGAGCCACAACTTCTAG
- the LOC127299451 gene encoding pentatricopeptide repeat-containing protein At1g18485, whose translation MEQNRAPANKLTAASLHAHVLHLHQCGAGGNALRRAHAASLVSGALAACLPLAGALLLSYAAIADLPSSRLILLHHPLRLRSAFLWNSLSRALSSASLPSEALRVYNLMLRSAVSPDDRTFPFALHAAAAAAEAHPAKGLELHAAALRSGHLADVFAGNTLVAFYAARGSAHDACRVFDEMPVRDVVSWNSLVSAFLTNKMFDDARQALVSMMRSGNPVNVASLVSVVPACGVEQEEGFGMGIHGLALKTGLDAMLNLGNALIDMYGKLGHVQASMQVFEGMPERSEVSWNSAIGCFLNAGLYGDVLAMFREMSERGVMPGSITLSSLLPALVELGYFDLGREVHGYSIKREMDLDIFVANSLVDMYAKLGSLEKACTVFEKIKAPNVVSWNAMVANLVQNGAEVEAFRLVIKMQNDGERPNSITLVNVLPACSRLASIKLGKQIHAWSIRTGLTFDLFISNALIDMYAKCGQLTSAQNIFDLSEKDDVSYNTLILGYSQSPWSFKSLNLFKQMRSVGVEYDAISFMGALTACTNLCAFKQGKVIHGVLVRRLQSNHPFLENSLLGLYTKGAMLDTASKIFNRMTQKDVASWNTMIMGYAMQGQIDVAFQLFDLMKDDGVNYDHVSYIAVLSACSHGGLVESGKKYFSQMLAQNLEPQQMHYACMVDLLGRAGQLTESVEIILDMPFHANSDVWGALLGACRIHGNIELAQYAAEHLFELKPEHSGYYTLLINMYAEAGRWNEANKIRTLMKSRKVQKNPAYSWVQSGNKLQAFLVGYT comes from the coding sequence ATGGAACAGAACCGCGCTCCCGCCAACAAGTTGACAGCCGCGTCCCTGCACGCgcacgtcctccacctccaccaatgCGGCGCCGGCGGCAACGCCCTCCGCCGCGCCCATGCTGCTTCCCTCGTATCCGGCGCGCTCGCCGCGTGCCTGCCCCTCGCCggcgctctcctcctctcctACGCTGCAATCGCGGACCTACCCTCATCCCGCCTTATCCTCCTTCACCACCCGCTCCGTCTCCGCTCCGCCTTCCTCTGGAACTCGCTCTCCCGCGCGCTCTCCTCGGCATCCCTCCCCTCCGAAGCTCTGCGCGTCTACAACCTCATGCTCCGCTCCGCCGTCAGCCCGGACGACCGAACCTTCCCCTTCGCCCTCcacgccgccgcggccgccgccgagGCGCACCCAGCCAAGGGTCTCGAGCTCCACGCCGCCGCGCTCCGTAGCGGCCACCTCGCGGACGTCTTCGCGGGCAACACGCTCGTCGCTTTCTACGCTGCCCGTGGCTCCGCCCATGACGCGTGcagggtgtttgatgaaatgcccgtcAGGGACGTCGTCTCCTGGAACTCCCTGGTGTCGGCTTTCTTGACCAACAAAATGTTCGATGATGCGAGGCAGGCGTTGGTTAGCATGATGCGGAGCGGGAACCCTGTGAATGTGGCAAGCTTGGTCTCGGTTGTGCCTGCTTGTGGCGTGGAGCAGGAGGAGGGGTTTGGGATGGGTATCCATGGGCTTGCGCTGAAAACTGGGCTGGACGCCATGCTCAATCTTGGCAATGCGCTGATCGATATGTACGGAAAACTTGGTCATGTACAGGCATCAATGCAGGTGTTTGAAGGAATGCCTGAGAGAAGCGAGGTTTCTTGGAATTCTGCAATTGGCTGTTTCCTTAACGCAGGGCTCTACGGAGACGTGCTTGCCATGTTTAGGGAAATGTCAGAGCGTGGAGTCATGCCAGGGTCTATCACGCTGTCAAGTTTGCTGCCTGCTTTGGTTGAGCTTGGGTATTTTGATTTGGGGAGGGAGGTGCATGGATATAGTATAAAGAGAGAGATGGACTTGGATATTTTTGTTGCTAACTCACTTGTGGATATGTATGCCAAACTTGGTTCTTTGGAGAAAGCATGCACTGTCTTTGAGAAGATTAAGGCACCTAACGTGGTGTCGTGGAATGCAATGGTTGCTAATCTTGTGCAAAATGGAGCTGAGGTTGAGGCATTCAGGCTTGTTATCAAGATGCAAAATGATGGGGAACGCCCAAATTCAATCACTCTGGTGAACGTGCTTCCAGCTTGCTCAAGGCTCGCCTCTATAAAGTTAGGGAAGCAGATCCATGCATGGTCAATCCGTACAGGATTAACATTTGATTTGTTCATATCAAATGCTTTAATTGATATGTATGCAAAATGTGGACAGCTGACCTCGGCACAAAATATTTTTGACCTTTCAGAGAAGGACGACGTGTCATACAACACTTTGATTTTGGGTTATTCTCAGAGTCCTTGGAGTTTTAAATCCCTTAACCTCTTTAAGCAGATGAGATCTGTAGGAGTTGAGTATGATGCTATTTCTTTCATGGGTGCTCTGACTGCATGTACTAATTTATGTGCATTTAAACAAGGGAAAGTAATTCATGGCGTTCTAGTGAGGAGATTGCAAAGTAACCATCCCTTTCTGGAAAATTCACTGCTAGGCTTGTATACTAAAGGTGCAATGCTTGATACTGCATCAAAGATCTTCAATAGGATGACACAGAAGGATGTTGCCTCATGGAATACTATGATCATGGGATATGCGATGCAAGGTCAAATTGATGTTGCTTTCCAATTGTTTGATTTGATGAAGGATGATGGTGTGAACTATGATCATGTATCTTACATCGCAGTGCTGTCAGCTTGCAGCCATGGTGGACTTGTTGAGAGCGGAAAGAAGTACTTCAGTCAAATGCTTGCCCAAaatttagagccacaacaaatgcATTATGCTTGCATGGTTGACCTTCTTGGGCGTGCCGGACAATTGACTGAATCTGTTGAAATAATCCTAGACATGCCTTTTCATGCTAATTCTGATGTGTGGGGTGCACTGCTTGGGGCTTGCCGAATACATGGAAACATTGAATTAGCACAATATGCAGCGGAACACTTGTTTGAGTTGAAGCCAGAGCATTCGGGCTACTACACTCTGCTGATAAACATGTATGCTGAGGCTGGGAGGTGGAATGAAGCGAATAAGATCAGGACATTAATGAAATCCCGGAAGGTTCAGAAAAATCCAGCCTATAGCTGGGTCCAGAGCGGCAACAAGCTACAAGCTTTTCTTGTGGGGTATACTTAG